A stretch of Malus sylvestris chromosome 11, drMalSylv7.2, whole genome shotgun sequence DNA encodes these proteins:
- the LOC126590666 gene encoding fruit protein pKIWI501-like: protein MANVKVAPAAALQENEPKTIEVIKTKEATVEEPVAAAPVSTEFEATTTEEPKETTPPVEAEIEKPAAPEAEASVPVEVETKEEVAEEPKAAEAAEVDEPTVETETTEAKEPKEVVTAKLVAVEEKTKEETIEIEAPTAAPVEEEKTVEAATAEEATTEVPVAKTEE from the coding sequence ATGGCCAATGTTAAGGTTGCACCAGCAGCAGCATTGCAAGAGAATGAGCCAAAGACAATCGAGGTGATCAAGACCAAGGAGGCAACCGTGGAAGAACCCGTGGCTGCAGCACCAGTTTCAACAGAGTTTGAGGCTACAACCACCGAAGAGCCAAAGGAAACAACACCACCAGTAGAAGCAGAAATCGAGAAACCAGCTGCTCCCGAAGCCGAGGCTTCAGTTCCGGTTGAAGTTGAGACTAAGGAGGAGGTAGCAGAAGAACCAAAGGCGGCCGAGGCAGCTGAGGTGGATGAGCCAACAGTAGAAACGGAGACAACAGAAGCAAAAGAGCCTAAAGAGGTCGTAACAGCAAAGCTTGTTGCCGTGGAAGAGAAGACCAAAGAAGAGACCATTGAAATTGAGGCACCAACAGCTGCTCCAGTTGAGGAAGAGAAAACAGTTGAAGCAGCAACAGCAGAGGAAGCTACCACAGAAGTTCCAGTCGCGAAGACTGAAGAGTAG
- the LOC126588727 gene encoding disease resistance protein At4g27190-like: MQEIVGAIIEVGRRVGNFTFSLLSTLRKFQKNIQTLKYERQKLSRCKYGKIEEVNLSRLEGKHPPWQVMDWLERVEKIEREVEGIEHESRLLLEADPVDAPCGLGCMLDSNMRRKYQLSKAAAKKRDEVRKLTEESCNLPPMEDRKPSDIAVEHILAPSLVGQKAPEILKQLMELLAVKEITRISVYGMGGSGKTTLVKTLNNQLESCGRELFDMVIWVPVSNDLDMKKVQSRIAERLNLALYAEESTERRASKLQQVLKSGKRFLFILDDVWEKIDLHSVGIPQGDGQANCKIVLTTRNLDVCREMMTDKALKMELLTDEESWTLFAQNAGNVVELEDINPLAKEIARECGGLPLAIETMGKSMRDKTMIQLWRNALCQLKLSEPHFGSLDKVYLRLQLSYNALPSKIYKSCFLSCSLFPENFSIQIRELILLWLSDGIIGERQTLEESINDGHAKLEYLKDCCMLEQGEGIGTVKMHSILREVAIWISSNEKETGFFSSPVQGMLKLKKSVRRASFMSNSIKSLPAQLLGGSDLIVLFLHCNPLNRIPDGFFLEHRVLRFLNLSCTLITSLPSSILQLRELHTLLLRDCHALKILPPLGALYKLQVLDLYGTRIKKLPKDMGKLIHLRDLNLSHTRFLEVIAYGSMLGLISLEVLDMSFSGYKWDVKRNAGRGAAFDELLSLRRLSVVHIRLNTVDCVALDSAGPWFGRLKKYTIQIGPNSIYLPTQHEKRVILRGVDLLQRGLEGLLYTASALDLFTCGGISSLSDIITNKSVCGLPNLKSLTISNCDCITTLLVGETTLRSTLPNLEHLTLSHLDNLATLLDNIVPRRSLGNLKTIKVEGCRLLKNLISFSLLRLVSNLEEIKVSHCRRMKQVIAKDFYEKIPKLKTIEVRDMESLSTICSRGAELSALERIVVSNCPRVVKLPFTARDALTIKEIRGDLNWWTGLKWQNREDKISLQQRFQAYADTAVPPMED; encoded by the exons ATGCAGGAAATCGTGGGTGCTATCATTGAAGTTGGTAGGCGTGTCGGCAACTTCACGTTTTCCCTGCTTTCCACCCTGAGAAAGTTCCAGAAAAACATCCAGACTTTGAAGTATGAGCGGCAGAAGCTCTCTCGCTGCAAGTACGGAAAAATAGAAGAGGTCAATTTATCAAGATTAGAAGGGAAGCACCCCCCTTGGCAAGTTATGGATTGGCTTGAAAGGGTGGAGAAGATCGAACGTGAGGTGGAAGGGATTGAACATGAATCCAGGCTACTTTTGGAGGCAGATCCCGTTGATGCTCCCTGTGGCCTGGGGTGTATGCTTGACTCTAACATGCGCCGCAAGTACCAACTTAGCAAAGCTGCAGCAAAGAAGCGTGATGAGGTGAGAAAACTTACTGAGGAGTCCTGCAATCTTCCACCAATGGAAGATAGGAAGCCAAGTGATATAGCGGTTGAGCATATTCTGGCGCCATCTCTTGTTGGTCAGAAAGCACCAGAGATCCTAAAGCAGCTTATGGAACTTTTGGCAGTTAAAGAGATCACAAGGATTTCTGTTTATGGAATGGGCGGTTCTGGAAAGACTACGCTAGTGAAAACCTTGAATAATCAGCTTGAATCTTGTGGCAGGGAGTTATTTGATATGGTCATTTGGGTCCCTGTGTCAAATGACCTGGATATGAAAAAGGTTCAATCACGAATTGCTGAGAGGTTGAATTTAGCACTGTATGCAGAAGAGAGCACCGAGCGTAGAGCTAGCAAACTGCAGCAAGTATTGAAGTCCGGAAAGAG GTTCCTGTTCATTCTGGATGACGTTTGGGAGAAAATTGATTTGCACAGCGTGGGGATACCACAAGGCGATGGGCAAGCAAATTGTAAGATCGTTTTGACAACGCGAAATCTTGACGTGTGTAGGGAAATGATGACCGATAAAGCACTAAAGATGGAACTTCTGACCGACGAAGAGTCCTGGACTTTATTTGCTCAGAATGCAGGAAATGTGGTGGAGTTAGAAGACATAAATCCTCTAGCTAAAGAAATTGCTAGGGAATGTGGTGGTTTGCCTCTGGCTATCGAGACTATGGGGAAGTCCATGAGAGACAAAACAATGATACAGCTATGGAGGAATGCACTCTGCCAACTGAAGCTTTCCGAACCACACTTCGGGAGCTTGGACAAGGTGTATCTGCGGTTGCAATTGAGCTACAATGCACTGCCAAGTAAGATTTATAAGTCGTGCTTCTTATCTTGTTCGCTGTTCCCAGAAAATTTCTCAATTCAGATAAGGGAACTAATATTGTTGTGGTTATCTGATGGAATTATTGGGGAACGTCAAACTTTAGAGGAGTCCATTAATGATGGGCATGCTAAACTTGAATATTTGAAGGATTGTTGCATGTTAGAACAGGGTGAAGGCATTGGCACCGTAAAGATGCACAGTATATTGAGGGAGGTTGCCATTTGGATATCATCTAATGAGAAAGAAACCGGGTTTTTCAGCAGCCCAGTGCAAGGAATGCTAAAGCTGAAAAAATCGGTCAGAAGAGCTTCGTTTATGAGCAATTCCATCAAGAGTTTGCCAGCTCAATTGCTTGGGGGATCCGACCTAATTGTGTTGTTCCTGCATTGTAATCCTTTAAATAGAATCCCTGATGGTTTCTTTCTAGAACATAGAGTGCTAAGATTCTTGAATTTAAGTTGCACTCTAATAACTTCCCTGCCTTCTTCTATTCTTCAGCTAAGGGAGCTACATACTCTTCTCTTAAGAGACTGTCATGCTCTAAAAATCCTACCCCCACTCGGAGCTCTTTATAAACTTCAAGTGCTCGATCTCTATGGAACTCGAATAAAAAAGCTTCCGAAAGACATGGGAAAGCTGATTCACCTGAGAGATCTCAATTTGTCACACACTCGCTTTTTAGAAGTCATCGCATATGGAAGCATGTTGGGATTAATTAGTCTTGAAGTCTTAGACATGTCTTTCAGTGGTTATAAGTGGGATGTGAAGCGTAATGCAGGAAGAGGAGCAGCATTTGATGAGTTATTATCCTTGCGGCGACTTTCTGTTGTTCACATAAGGCTAAACACAGTTGATTGCGTTGCCTTAGACTCTGCCGGTCCATGGTTTGGAAGGTTGAAGAAGTACACCATACAGATTGGTCCAAATTCAATCTATCTACCGACTCAGCATGAGAAAAGAGTCATCCTTCGAGGGGTTGACCTCCTGCAACGAGGCTTAGAGGGGCTATTGTACACAGCAAGTGCCCTGGACCTGTTCACATGTGGAGGTATAAGTAGTTTATCTGATATAATTACTAACAAGAGTGTGTGTGGCCTGCCAAATTTGAAGTCGCTCACCATATCAAATTGTGACTGCATAACTACATTGTTAGTCGGCGAAACAACTCTTCGGAGCACATTGCCAAATTTGGAGCACTTAACTCTGAGTCATCTGGATAACTTAGCAACCTTGTTGGACAATATAGTCCCCAGAAGATCCCTTGGAAATTTAAAGACCATCAAGGTGGAGGGATGTCGACTTCTAAAGAACCTCATATCTTTTTCTTTACTTCGACTGGTTTCAAACCTCGAAGAAATCAAGGTGAGTCACTGCAGGAGGATGAAGCAGGTTATCGCAAAAGATTTCTATGAAAAGATtccaaagttgaaaaccatagAAGTCAGGGATATGGAAAGCTTAAGTACTATCTGTTCAAGGGGAGCGGAACTGTCAGCTCTAGAGAGGATTGTGGTGAGCAACTGCCCCAGGGTGGTGAAGCTTCCCTTCACAGCCCGTGATGCATTGACTATTAAAGAGATCAGAGGAGATTTAAACTGGTGGACAGGTCTTAAATGGCAAAATCGTGAAGATAAGATCAGTCTTCAGCAACGATTCCAAGCGTACGCAGACACCGCAGTGCCGCCGATGGAGGATTAA
- the LOC126590894 gene encoding probable galacturonosyltransferase 12 produces the protein MQLHISPSLRHVTVFPGKGVREFIKVKVGSRRLSYRMLFYSILFFTFLLRFVFVMTAVDTIDGESKCSSIGCLGKRLGPKILGRTESMVPEVIYQILEEPIGKHELQGRSDIPQTLDEFMVEIKNGKSDAMTFAVKLREMVTLLEQRTRNAKIQEYLYRHVASSSIPKQLHCLALRLANEHASNAAARLQLPSAELVPALVDNSYYHFVLASDNVLATSVVATSLVRNSLRPHKVVLHIITDRKTYYPMQAWFSLHPLSPAIIEVKALHHFDWFTKGKVPVLEAMEKDQRVRSQFRGGSSAIVANNTEKPNVIAAKLQALSPKYNSLMNHIRIHLPELFPGLDKIVFLDDDIVVQTDLSPLWDIEMNGKVNGAVETCNGEDNFVMSKRYRSYLNFSHPLISKNFDPNACAWAYGMNIFDLDAWRKTNISFTYHHWLEQNLKSDLSLWQLGTLPPGLIAFHGHVQVIDPFWHMLGLGYQENTSYADVKSAGVIHYNGRAKPWLEIAFPKLRPFWAKYVDFSDKFIKSCHIMAT, from the exons atgcaGCTTCACATATCACCCAGCCTGAGGCATGTCACAGTGTTTCCGGGGAAAGGAGTGAGGGAGTTCATCAAGGTGAAAGTCGGGTCGAGGCGGCTTTCATACCGGATGCTCTTCTACTCCATTCTGTTCTTCACTTTTCTTCTCAGGTTTGTGTTTGTGATGACTGCTGTGGATACCATTGACGGAGAAAGCAAGTGCTCTTCAATAG GTTGCTTGGGGAAAAGACTAGGACCAAAGATTTTGGGAAGAACAGAATCAATG GTCCCAGAAGTAATATACCAAATATTAGAAGAACCCATCGGCAAGCATGAATTACAAGGAAGATCTGATATTCCTCAAACCTTAGACGAATTTATGGTTGAAATAAAGAACGGAAAATCAGACGCAATGACCTTCGCTGTCAAGCTCCGAGAAATG GTCACACTTCTTGAGCAAAGAACCCGAAATGCCAAAATCCAAGAGTACTTGTACCGGCATGTAGCGTCAAGCAGCATACCTAAACAGCTTCACTGCCTAGCCCTGAGGTTGGCCAACGAGCACGCCTCCAATGCAGCTGCTCGCCTGCAGCTCCCTTCTGCTGAGCTCGTCCCTGCCCTCGTTGACAACTCCTACTACCACTTTGTCCTTGCTTCCGACAATGTGCTTGCCACCTCCGTTGTAGCCACGTCCCTTGTCCGCAACTCATTGCGCCCTCACAAAGTTGTCCTCCACATTATCACAGACAGGAAGACATATTACCCAATGCAAGCGTGGTTTTCTCTGCATCCGTTGTCACCTGCCATAATTGAGGTCAAGGCGTTGCACCATTTCGATTGGTTTACAAAGGGGAAGGTGCCGGTTTTGGAAGCAATGGAGAAAGACCAAAGGGTGAGGTCGCAGTTTAGAGGCGGGTCATCGGCCATTGTGGCGAATAATACTGAGAAGCCTAATGTTATTGCAGCAAAGCTGCAAGCACTTAGTCCCAAGTACAACTCGCTGATGAATCATATCAGAATACATCTACCCGAG TTGTTTCCTGGTCTTGATAAGATAGTGTTCTTGGACGATGACATAGTAGTTCAAACTGATCTTTCACCGCTATGGGATATCGAAATGAACGGAAAGGTCAATGGAGCAGTTGAGACATGCAACGGAGAAGATAACTTTGTGATGTCAAAGCGGTATAGGAGTTATCTGAACTTCTCTCATCCTTTGATATCGAAGAATTTCGATCCCAATGCATGTGCCTGGGCTTATGGCATGAACATCTTCGACCTAGATGCTTGGAGAAAAACCAACATAAGCTTTACGTACCACCATTGGCTTGAACAG AACTTGAAATCAGACCTGAGCCTTTGGCAGCTAGGAACGTTGCCCCCCGGCCTAATAGCATTCCACGGTCATGTCCAAGTTATTGATCCGTTCTGGCACATGTTGGGACTGGGATATCAGGAAAACACAAGTTATGCTGATGTAAAGAGTGCCGGTGTCATCCATTACAACGGGAGAGCAAAGCCCTGGCTAGAAATTGCATTTCCAAAACTTCGGCCATTTTGGGCAAAATATGTCGATTTCTCAGATAAATTCATCAAGAGCTGTCATATCATGGCAACCTAA